One Pseudanabaena sp. ABRG5-3 DNA segment encodes these proteins:
- a CDS encoding type II toxin-antitoxin system RelE/ParE family toxin codes for METDQPIVQVETSNNFERQFRILFKRYRKIRSDVQPVIEQLQSGEVLGDRLSGLNIMVFKVRVKNSDIQKGKSAGYRLIYQLEAPTRIILLAIYAKSDQSSISTMEIEEIVEAFKRQQEQPEI; via the coding sequence AACAACTTTGAGAGACAGTTTCGGATTCTGTTTAAGCGATATCGTAAAATTCGCTCAGATGTACAACCTGTGATCGAGCAGTTACAATCTGGCGAGGTGTTAGGCGATCGCCTATCAGGTTTGAATATTATGGTTTTCAAAGTACGGGTGAAGAATAGTGATATTCAAAAGGGAAAAAGTGCTGGTTATCGACTCATTTATCAACTTGAAGCACCTACTAGGATTATTTTGTTAGCCATCTATGCTAAATCTGATCAATCTAGTATCTCAACTATGGAAATTGAAGAAATTGTTGAGGCTTTTAAACGACAACAAGAGCAACCAGAAATTTAG